The window ACACAAAGAACTAGAAAGAAAGGAAGTTCAGtggtaggctttctctttctgacTTGGTTGATAGGCTTGATTTAGTAGGTTTGGAAGAAACTTCAGTAAAGAAGGTCCGTGGGTAGTTTAATTGGAATTCATGATCCTAGGCTTGATATTCCATATTCAGAAAGTAGCGGAGTCGTCTTCTTTCTTGAtaaaaggcgaactttcagtcgcttcgcttctttgagttccatcttttatACATTGTTATATGAGAACTCATATTCATTCAGCCTCCGGACCAAAATCTAATGATtcttttctctcctttcagtcgagaccttgttcattgattcagtctcgctctcctttcagtcgagcctccggacagatgaatatggatataaacaagtccttcggacgggtcaagacgagcgaaagcggctcgactgtcaggagaggctcaatgcaatatgagttaggaccaaagaatttgcgaaggttatgaaataactcgacttcaaggtgcgaaggtactctacgtttgaaatagagcgaaggtactcgactgaggttaggaaggagaggagcgaaggtgtgctctacgaaaaaaatataggagaggagcgaaggtgcTCTACGTTTCAGGaagatataggagaggagcggttaggaggtcgaagaatgatcgaagcgacttcacaggtgcgaaggtactcgtagtttcagatataggagaggcggaaagaatttgcgaggttcaaagaattttcaattgaataaagagaggagttgagaagaaAGATTAGATTGAAATAGGCTTGATTTTCACAATGTAGATgtatcaaagatggaactaatATAATAGTcggacctctttgatccacagATGAATATGACTTGATTCAACCCTTAATGAAACTTTGAGCCTTATAATTGGAATTTGAGAAAGCGACTGATCGATGTTGTTGTCAGATTCCTTATGGAAGAAAAAGTCAATGGAAGATTAAGCTAATCTGGacctttttctttctcctagtAATGCTTCAGTTTCCCTTCTACGGACTTATATCTTATGTTTTCAACTTCTTTCTTTCGAGTTTCATGATAGTTCCTATTGGGTCGTGCGTGGCAGCTGGTATAGATTCATAAAGGCGGGCCGCTTCAACGGGACCTATTCTCTTAATAGGCGGCAAAGGGGAATAGAAAGGGGCCGAGCTGAGAGTGCAGAGCCTTAAAGGCTAACTCTCTCATGTGAAGCTAAGATGGCTGGCTACATCCAAGTAtagccaaagaaagatgagaCGGGACGGGACGGTCAGAGGGCCGCAGCGGGACTACCATAGGAAGGCCCCCTCCCGCTAACATAGAAAGAGATTCCCGTAACGTCAGAGTCTCTATCTTCATCTCTTCCCGACCAGGCCGAATCGGGCCACCCCAAGTGGTGGGAATGGCTCAGCCCACATGCTTGATGAAAGCACTCCAGTCCAGTCGCCTCCTCGAAGTGGCTTGTCAACCACGCCTTTCCCCTCCAACAATGCTCCTCCCCAAAAGCCCTTCAAGGGATTGGGGCAAGACAGCAATGAGTAGTTCGCTCCAGGACTCCACCCCCTCGAGAGCAGGATGCCGGCCGAGATGGAGCTGGAAGCCAACCTAGACTTTCCTGGGGCTTTCCCCAAGATCTCAATCCAATTTGTTGGCGAGGAAGCAGCCCAGTCGTCAAGAAAGCTCAAGCTAGAACTTTGAGAGAAAGGCATGAAAAGAGGTAATATGAGGTCATTTCATGAATCAGAGATTAGGGGCTTTCTTCTTCGTATGAGATCTTTCGTCAGATGTTTCGGAAGCATAAGAAGAATGATCAGTTTCGGTCAGTCACTTCAGAGTGCTCTTCACACTCAAGTGTGCAGTTCCGCCCCCTTCTCCCATGCTGAGTCACAGCAGGCAGCGCCTCGGAAAGCACGGACGAGCCACATGCAGGGAAACTTGCACGTGTGGTTCTGGCCGGGGACCCCGGTATACCTGTACTAATATGTGTAGGTCCCCGTAATTCGAGTGAGATTGTCATGGCGCAAAAGCAGATATGGTCCGGTATTCCCTTGTTCCCTGTATTGGTTATGTTCTTTATTTCTCGTCTAGCAGAAACTAATCGAGCTCCCCTTTGATCTCCCAGAAGCGGAAGCTGAATCAGTTGCAGGCTATAATGTAGAATATGCGCGGGATGCGATCCTTAATAGTCCACTGTTGGCGGAAGCCAATGTCCCGGGGTCCCGGGGACTCATTCTGACTGAAACAAGGGGTGGGTCTTTACCAATTCGCGATTTCAGCCAAAAAAGGTGAGCGCCGGGAACGAGCCTTATTCAAAGCCTATACCAAAGCAAGTCCTTTCAAAAGACACGCTAATACTAGAATCAGGGCGTATTAGAGGAAAGGCGTCGATGTACTCAACCGAGAGGTTAGAACGACTGACAAGGTTCATCGATAGTCGGACTTGTGAGAATTCCACTGATTGTTCTTGGACCTCTTTATGGAATTTCATTCTGATGGCGGAGtctattaagctacgtaggaccaaTCCGGACGGAATCAAAGTCaatggaaggaagaagaagaagaagaagatcagactGCTCCGCTACTTTCATCCTATATATTCCCACTTAGCGGGTCGGACCTCTTTTTTCGGAAAAGATGGAACTCTTTCTTATGGCTCTTTAGATATTAtgatctttttcttcctttcaattCAAACCTTGAACTGCTAAAATCTACTAAATCAAGCCTATCTTATTCCTTTTTTTCGGCCCCCTAAAATCAAGgcggactgatttatggaactgaaTGTCTCAGGATAGGCTTTCCTTCTTTCTGGGAGTCCCATAAGAAagagttccatcttttctttagtggatcaaatcagtggaatgaacaagtccgaCGGGTCAGAATGACCTCTTTgatccatattcatctgtggATAGGTCGGACTCATGAATTCCAAAACTTCTGTAGCGgaggcatcaaaattcaattcctcTGACTAGTAAGGTGAGCCcctgttcattgactttcttcCTTATTCACTGATTTTCTTcctcccttgttcattgattagTCTTCCTTTTTCAAAGGTTCAAAGATATTATGATAtatctttttcttcctctaatATCAAACCGTCCTTGCCTCTGACAACAACATCGATCAGTCTCTGAAAGAAGGAGAatttctgagttgcactcctttgaaggagcaaagaatttgcgaaaaaccaTATTAATCTTTCCTTGGACTTTAGGGCTttcaccttgttcattgatcgtTCATTGATCTCTTGTCTACGCCTTTTTCAAACCTTATACTCATAATAAGAAAGGTCCCTATCTAAGCTCTATCCTTGTAAAGCTAGAGCTCCCGGCCTGACCTTGTTATTAGTCAAGCCTAAAGCTCCGCTTTTCATTTCTCTAGGAGTAGATGCTTGCAGTTGCCTTATTGATCATGAGAAACTAATGAATCTTGGTCGGGGGGGTTCCGCCTTCTTATCAAAAAAGAGAGTTGGGTAAAGCAAACTCCCTCCTTGGACGAGCACGGGGCTTAGTCAAGTAGAACCGGGTTGCGCTGCTGGATGCTCCGATCGAGAAAAAAGTGGGGCCATGCCGGTTACGACTGAATATGCGTTAGAAAGGTCAATCCCTCCCCTACGAGACCAAAAAAAACCGGGCCGAACTTGCCCGCCCGCTTCCATAGAACAATATCGTGGCAACGTAGACCTAAGTGGTCATATTGGATCCTTGGGAACCATCACAAGTACGGCCGGCCTATATTTGAACGAGAATGCCGTGTCGTCCAGCGAAGCCTATCAGAAGGTTACTCGCGCAGACAGCTGACTCCTTTTCAATAGAAAAGGAATAGCCAAAGCAACCCAGCTGGCTGGTCAATCTCAAAGATCTTATCGGCCGGCAAAGCGGAGACGGACGACCACGGTCCCGACCTTACCAGCACCGGAGGTTTACTAAGAAATTCACCCCCTAGGCTTTCTCCTACTTTCTTTTCTGAGAAAAGAAaccaaggttcaaagaattttcatCTTGATATTGATTGAGTTTGAGGGACTTTCGTTGACTGAATCCATCCATAAACCTAGACCCCGGCAACCTTCTACACCAAAGCCTCACGACAACATCCCTTTCTCACTTTTCTCTTATCGGTGAGCAAGGAAAGGAGGAGCACGTAGGAATGCCGACCACTACATAAATAAGCCACTTGTGGCTGAGAGAAAGCGAGCAGCACCTTGTATAGGTTGGGCGGAGCTTGAAGAAGCTTTCCCAAGGCAGAGAAAGCCATTGCGCGCTAGCCTAGCtagcaaattctttgcgccttgttCGCAACTCATATTGCATTGAGCCTCCTTCTCTCACTTCGGAAAGATTGAGCAGTCTTTTCTGTCAAGAACGAGCTGACGACTATGATACATCGGTGTAAAAGATTGAGTGGGATCTGTGAGGTTGGTTATAGTCAGGCCTGGCCGGAAAGTCTTCTTGCCTCTATCTCGGGGTAGTCTGACTTTCTGGTCTTTCAGTCACCTTTCAATGGCTCCCTGAATTATGTGCGAGGAATTTCCCTCGTCGAGTAATGGGAAGCGGGCTAGTCCCCCGAAAATGCCCCTTCCTTTGTCGTTGGGGCCCAAAATCTTCCTTGCTGAGACTTGACTTGTAGTCTTGTAAGATTGGCACTTTCAAAgactcattgaataaagagaagaacCCGCAGCCAATTCAGGAAGAACAAGTGCATAAAGCTAACCCCTAACCATATTCTAGTACtagtatatattatataacaagAGAAAGCAGACCACTTCTTCAAGGCCTTTTTATGATGGGCCTTGACTCTACCTCAAAAGGAAAGGTAGAACTACAAGAAGCAAGAGTGAACTATCGAGACGAGTAGTATCTCAAGGAAGAGCTTTCCCTAAAGAAGAAAGACCACCTATTTACTCAAGAGGTAGTGTAGTGGAGGCCAACTAGCAATTCCAGAAAATGAGTTTGCTTATTGATCCAAGTAAGCATGAAAATCTTCTTGGGTTACTTGCTTCAAATCTGACTAAGAAAGCGAACCCTTTTTCATTTGAGTTTCCAGTCGGCATTCTCAAGAAAATACGGAATACATCGACTGCCGCGAAGGCGCttacaagaagaaaaaaaatcctccTGCGCGAgagaggcggaaagaatttgcgaagagactggatacaaaggttaggactctgAACTTCCAAACCTAGTAAAGGAAAAGGGCAATTCGCCTTAACCTTAACAAAAGAAAGAATCAAGCTAGGGAAGACTCCTACAACTTCAGTCCCATTCACTCCAGACACTACTGACTGACAAGGATTAGTCGATGATTGAAGGGCAAGAAGTCAAGCATTAGGCTGAGAGGCGGATACGGTTTTCCCCGCGGATTAGACCAGCATGACCTCAGGGATGAATGAACTACTGACGGACAGGATGAAAGGTTTTGACCCTCCGTTCACCCTTATCCGATAGGGGAAGGAGGCTAGACTAGGTCAATTTCATACCAGCTGGTTGATCATGAAATAAGATAAAGGCTGCACATGAAAAAGAAAGAGTGCGAATTGGTTAAGAAGCACGAGTCGAAGGGTGAATCCCTGAACTTCATAGAATATCCCCTGTTCGAGTTCGTATTCAAGCTAAGTAGATTTTCCGATTGAGAAAAGAGCGAGGATTGCTTGAGTTTGTTAGCTATGAGTCAGAAGTTCGAGTTGTGGAGTTTCTTCACTCTCCAACATTCACAGGAGATGTTCCGTAGGTTCATTCCTTGGCTAGGGCAGTtcggaaagaaagaaaaagagggaGAAGTAGCTTAATTACATAAGGAGGAGAAGCTGcagaaggagaaaaagaagCGAGGTTCGTTCTCGTCTCTCCCGAAGGATTCGAATCCTAAAGCTTGCTTCCAGGTTTCCAAGAGCACGGCCGAATATAAAGTACTCATAGCCGGTCTTCAAGCAGAAAGAAAGCAGGATGCCAAATTCAAGATGAAATGgaattcaatattctttgactttattcgcaaattctttgcgccttttgTTTTTGAATAGCTGAGTCCTTCGGTTcatgaatatgtccttatcaatgagaggctcaaagaatgtgaaaagcgactgaaagttcgccttttcATTTCTCATTAGATAAGGACACTTTTTTCTAGTGAGAGGTGAGCGGCAGATTCGCGAGCCTAGACTTGCACCATATTCTGAATTTCTTCAGACCCTTTTCGAGGAATTGGAGCGGGTTAACGACCGAGAAAAGCGTAGATCGAATCATTCTGTCCTGAATAATCAGAATTCAAGACCTCCCCGATTGGAGATatttagaagagaaaaaaaaaacctctcagtcgagcctctcctttcagtcgagaccttgtGGATCCCAAAAAAAAATCAAGCTTTATCTTAACACCCTGAAAAGCCAATTATGAAAAAGAGTAGCAAGAAGATGCTCCCAAGTGACCGGTGTCGGCCAGCCAAGCAGATGTGATTCTTTCTCTTCCTTTCCTATTCTCACTGACATTCAGGTTGACTCTCTCTCCTTGCTCCAAAAACTCCAAGAGCACACTAGGCACCAAGTCGCAGTGACAACGCTTTCCAGCGGTAGTCCTCCGGTAATCAAGCAAGAACAAAAAAGCATTCCTCGTCGCGGCGACTAGCTTCTCAAGTGGGTGGCTTGGTAAGCAAGAAGCTACCTTCAGCATCGGTCAAATCCCTATCAATAAAGAAAGAGGCCGGAATGGTGGGGAAGGAGGCCCTCCCTACTGAAATGGAAAGGGGGGGAATCGCCACAGCCCTTCTTCTAAAAACTACCTTTCGCCCAAGATGATCACAAACGAAGACAGAGAATTGCGTAGATAGGAGGAGGAAAGGAAGCAACCCACTTGTCCTGATCGGAACgattgaagaaagaaaagggtGGCCCCTTTCGCCCAGGGGACATCGTCGGAGAACAATGTCGGGGACAGGGTGAGAACCTTCCGTTGGTTACGCCCTTTCAGTCTTGGTTCTTCCATATTTAGATATGGAGATAGATCTCTATCTCCTTCTAGAGAAAGATAGATAGGCAAAATTGGATTGATCTGCTTTCAAGATCTATGAACAAGAGAGATCCTTCAAAATCCATTTTCAAAAAGAGATGTGAATAAATAGATAGGGCGGAGCCAGCTGAAGGAAGGTCGCCGCCCCTGCAATCAAACTCAAGTCAGAAGCGCGAAACTTGACTTTGAGAAAGTTATATTAGAATATTAGTCAAGGCGCCTTAGCCTATCTATAGTAATGGGCTTCTCAAAGGTTTAGGGGTGCGTAGATTTGGAACCCTTTAGCATGGGCTTTCTCTGAGAGGGGGCTCGCTTCTTCAAGCTCCGCTTGCTGTCTACTAAACGAGCCTTCACTGCCCGCCCGGCCCCTATCTTGAATCAAAAGTCAAGTTCAGTCAAATAAAGAAAGCCCAACCTCTTTCTTTTCAGCTTTTCCAGAAAGCAACTACTTATTAAAGCTTTGCTTCCCCTAATTCCAAAGCACAAGAATAGAATACTATAGTATAGGAAAAAGCTTTTCTTTGATAGCGGTCAGGGTTCAGAAAGGATCTGATCCTATCTCGAGACTGAAACCGGGGGtaggggcggatgtagccaagtggatcaaggcagtggattgtgaatccaccacgCGCGGGTTCAATCCCCGTCGTTCGCCCATCAATAAATGGACCATTTGTTACGGAGACAGAAGACAAAGCACCTATCAAGCATTTTTTTCTGCAAGTCATCTCGAGGCTTTCAAAGGCATCCAAACAATTGGTATCCGATGAAAAGCATAGATTCGCCTCGCCTACTTACTTCAAGCACAAATGGAATGGCTGATCATTTCTTGTATTCCGTTTTGAAGACCTCACTAATCAGCCAACCACTTTCAAGTTCAtaatgaatgaagaaaaaatCTCCCCTCCCTTTTACTAAACCATGGGGAGCCCCGAGTAGTTTACCGGGCAACTTGAGTTGTCGTGACGATACCTTTCTTAGTGGAAGATCGGAAATTTTCTGAATCACGAGACTACAGGGCaggctaaaaaaaagagtaagaggtctcgacTAAATGAAAGGACGTGGGGActtctcatttttcttttttgagatTGAAATTCGGCACTTGCTTCCTTCGTCTTAAGTAAAGTGTTGTTTACTTTTTCGATTTGGAACTCTTAGTCGAGGGCGAGATCGATTTTTTCTTCGAGACGAGATATCGGGGAGGAACCTAAGCCCAATGGTGCTTTTACGAAAGTACGGTCCCTGGTGGCTAATACCTTCTCTACACTATCTTTCCCGAAATCCACCCTCAATCGGCTCTTTTTAGTGGGGAGGCCATTTTTTTCGACTGAACTCAGGCATGCCCTATCTGCCTTGTTGTTCTAGGGGGTGTTTTTTTTCAAGTCTAAGCTCCGTATCCCTACCTCTTTTTAGGTTGGCATAACAAAGAAAAAGAGTGTCAAGAAAGAAAGACATACCCCATCACTTTTTGAAGGTTCGGAATCGTCAGGGAGCCCCTATAGACGTCAAAACTTGACTTCACTGAACCGGCACTACTCTTTGTCGGCTCCTACCACTCGTCCCCTCGTCTGCTTGTCGAGCGCGCCCTTGGCCCTTGCTCGTCTATAGTAGCCGATCGAGCTTCTTCGCCCCTCTCCCGCTTATTTCTTAGGGCGAGTCACTCAAGTCCCTTGTCACTCgactctcttttcttttcctcaaATTCTGATCGCCTGGGTTTTTGCCTTTTTCGTAAACTAAACTCGCTCGTCAAGAGAGGAGTTGCCTCACTACGAAAGGTGTCCCATGGATGGACGAGTTCCTAAACTACGAAAGATATGGAGCGGATGGCGTACTGATAGATC is drawn from Cucumis melo cultivar AY unplaced genomic scaffold, USDA_Cmelo_AY_1.0 utg001974l, whole genome shotgun sequence and contains these coding sequences:
- the LOC127147824 gene encoding uncharacterized protein LOC127147824, whose protein sequence is MRSFHESEIRGFLLRMRSFVRCFGSIRRMISFGQSLQSALHTQVCSSAPFSHAESQQAAPRKARTSHMQGNLHVWFWPGTPKLIELPFDLPEAEAESVAGYNVEYARDAILNSPLLAEANVPGSRGLILTETRGGSLPIRDFSQK